The Coffea arabica cultivar ET-39 chromosome 4e, Coffea Arabica ET-39 HiFi, whole genome shotgun sequence genome includes a window with the following:
- the LOC113740815 gene encoding bidirectional sugar transporter SWEET5-like: MAHKELVRTIIGVIGNVISFGMFVSPTPTFVNIWKAKSVQHFKPDPYLATILNCAMWVFYGLPIVKKDSILVSTINGVGLVIEAIFVTLFIIHSNWQKRRKIFIFLAGEAAILAIVIVVALTALHGSKRSLFVGVLCTILNVGMYLSPLTVMGRVIKTKSVKYMPFWLSLANFVNGAVWFSYAFLRFDPWLVIPNGLGTVGGLIQLILYATYYGSTNWDEDGDENGKAKEVQLSSEA; the protein is encoded by the exons atGGCTCACAAGGAACTTGTAAGGACCATCATAGGAGTAATTG GAAACGTCATATCCTTTGGCATGTTTGTCTCCCCTAC GCCTACATTCGTAAACATATGGAAAGCCAAGTCTGTTCAACATTTCAAGCCAGACCCCTACCTTGCCACAATACTGAATTGTGCAATGTGGGTGTTCTATGGCCTTCCAATCGTCAAGAAAGATAGCATTTTGGTTTCAACGATCAACGGTGTTGGACTTGTAATTGAGGCCATCTTTGTCACTTTGTTCATCATCCATTCCAATTGGCAAAAACGT agaaaaatcttcatttttcttgcgGGTGAAGCAGCAATTTTGGCCATAGTCATCGTCGTCGCCTTAACAGCTCTGCATGGCAGCAAAAGGTCATTATTTGTCGGCGTCTTGTGCACAATCCTCAATGTTGGAATGTACCTTTCGCCATTGACTGTTATG ggCCGCGTAATTAAGACAAAGAGTGTGAAATACATGCCATTCTGGTTGTCGCTTGCTAATTTTGTGAATGGTGCTGTTTGGTTTTCATATGCTTTCCTCAGATTCGACCCCTGGCTCGTG ATTCCCAATGGCCTTGGAACCGTTGGTGGACTAATTCAGCTCATATTATATGCTACCTATTACGGCTCAACAAATTGGGATGAAGATGGGGATGAAAATGGCAAGGCCAAGGAGGTCCAACTATCCTCTGAAGCCTAA
- the LOC113742637 gene encoding serine/threonine-protein kinase 52, whose protein sequence is MEKSSDGFVRADQIDLKSLDDQLDRHLNRAWTLEKNKKKAQDDFYINPTTTTMAVAPAPTAVTANNNSTTAAAAATTTTTTPTPIPTITTMNKASRRRHDWEIDPSKLIIKGVIARGTFGTVHRGVYDGQDVAVKLLDWGEEGHRTEAEIASLRAAFTQEVAVWHKLDHPNVTKFIGATMGSSELNIQTDNGHIGMPSNVCCVVVEYLPGGALKNYLIKNRRKKLAFKVVVQMALDLARGLSYLHSQKIVHRDVKTENMLLDKTRTVKIADFGVARVEASNPNDMTGETGTLGYMAPEVLNGNPYNRKCDVYSFGICLWEIYCCDMPYPDLSFSEVTSAVVRQNLRPEIPRCCPSSLANVMKRCWDANPDKRPEMDEVVYLLEAIDTSKGGGMIPLDQPQGCLCFRKYRGP, encoded by the exons atggagaaaagCAGTGATGGATTTGTGAGAGCTGATCAAATTGACCTAAAAAGCTTGGATGACCAACTGGATAGACATTTAAACAGAGCATGGACTCTGGAGAAGAACAAAAAGAAGGCACAAGATGACTTTTACATCaaccccaccaccaccaccatggCCGTAGCCCCTGCCCCCACGGCAGTGACCGCCAATAATAATAGTACCACGGCAGCCGCCgccgccaccaccaccaccaccacccccacCCCCATCCCCACCATCACCACCATGAATAAAGCTTCAAGGAGAAGACATGATTGGGAGATTGACCCCTCAAAGTTGATCATCAAAGGTGTCATTGCTCGTGGCACTTTTGGCACTGTCCACCGTGGAGTTTATGATGGTCAAGATGTTGCCG TTAAGCTGCTGGACTGGGGAGAAGAGGGTCATCGGACTGAGGCTGAAATAGCATCATTAAGGGCAGCTTTTACCCAAGAAGTTGCAGTGTGGCATAAGCTTGATCATCCTAATGTTACCAAG TTTATAGGTGCAACTATGGGCTCTTCAGAGCTTAACATACAAACAGATAATGGTCATATTGGGATGCCTAGTAATGTCTGTTGTGTAGTAGTGGAATATCTTCCTGGAGGTGCCTTGAAAAATTACCTTATAAAGAACAGGAGAAAAAAGTTAGCATTCAAAGTGGTTGTGCAGATGGCACTTGATCTTGCTAGAGG GTTAAGTTACCTCCACTCCCAAAAGATTGTTCACAGAGATGTAAAGACAGAGAATATGCTGTTAGACAAGACACGGACGGTAAAGATAGCAGATTTTGGGGTTGCACGGGTAGAAGCCTCAAATCCAAATGACATGACTGGAGAGACAGGGACTCTTGGCTACATGGCTCCCGAG GTTCTTAATGGTAACCCATATAATCGGAAATGTGACGTCTATAGTTTTGGCATCTGCTTATGGGAGATATATTGCTGTGACATGCCTTATCCTGACCTCAGCTTCTCTGAAGTTACTTCAGCTGTTGTTCGCCAG AATCTAAGGCCAGAAATACCAAGATGTTGCCCAAGTTCGCTTGCAAATGTGATGAAGCGGTGCTGGGACGCTAATCCTGATAAGCGGCCTGAGATGGATGAAGTAGTTTACTTGTTAGAAGCCATTGACACATCAAAAGGTGGAGGAATGATCCCTCTTGATCAACCTCAAGGGTGTCTTTGTTTCCGAAAGTATCGAGGACCGTGA
- the LOC113741793 gene encoding bidirectional sugar transporter SWEET5-like yields the protein MADTELTRTVLGVIGNIISFCMFLSPAPTFAKIWKAKSVQHFKPDPYLATILNCALWVFYGLPIVKEDSILVSTINGVGFAIEVIFIAIFVIYSDWPKRRKIFMFLVIEAIFFAIVVIITVAALHGNQRSLFVGVLSLIFNIMMYFSPLTIMRRVIQTKSVKYMPFYLSLANFANGGIWFSYAFLKFDPWLVIPNGCGAVAGLTQLILYATYYRSTNWDEEENPKEVQLSSEA from the exons gaaacatcatatcttttTGCATGTTCCTCTCGCCAGC CCCAACATTTGCAAAAATATGGAAAGCCAAGTCAGTTCAGCATTTCAAGCCAGACCCCTACCTTGCGACGATATTGAATTGTGCATTGTGGGTATTTTATGGCCTTCCTATCGTCAAAGAGGATAGCATTTTGGTTTCCACTATCAATGGTGTGGGATTTGCCATAGAAGTTATCTTTATCGCCATATTCGTCATATACTCCGACTGGCCAAAACGA CGCAAAATCTTCATGTTCCTCGTGATCGAAGCAATATTCTTTGCCATAGTTGTTATTATTACCGTAGCTGCTCTTCATGGCAACCAGAGGTCTTTGTTTGTTGGTGTATTGTCCCTCATCTTCAACATCATGATGTATTTTTCGCCATTGACCATCATG CGTCGAGTAATCCAGACCAAGAGTGTGAAATACATGCCATTTTATTTGTCACTTGCTAATTTTGCCAATGGTGGTATTTGGTTTTCTTATGCTTTCCTCAAATTTGACCCCTGGCTTGTG ATACCTAATGGTTGTGGTGCTGTTGCTGGACTAACTCAACTCATACTATATGCTACTTATTATCGCTCAACAAACTGGGACGAAGAAGAAAATCCCAAGGAAGTCCAACTATCCTCTGAAGCCTAA